In a single window of the Drosophila subpulchrella strain 33 F10 #4 breed RU33 chromosome X, RU_Dsub_v1.1 Primary Assembly, whole genome shotgun sequence genome:
- the LOC119556854 gene encoding mediator of RNA polymerase II transcription subunit 15 produces MNFFGAIIALAICALCGLTQADISLKLQQQQQEPLITKEQYYKTGGGFHESSYGNSGYQIFEVHNHFAGQAKGPAYLPPQGQSSSQGQGHDDSLDLSFLNFADAPSAVAAPAPSPISVPFPSSYQHDFQRKAPASSSVGYNGQAYLPPASAATPIVQQQQQQQQAVQQQQPQVLQQQQQQVVQQQVVQQQQPQVVQQQQVQQQQVQQQYSQQSYEAPAYLPPIAVQEVAQPVPISYPQPQKAFQGPTYLPPQQQQVQQVQEVQQQQQQVQQVQEAQQQQQQQQQEQQQIAVQAQGQEYQAPGYLPPGYDFTNPDQLPLSLSQSVATSQSVSSVQNVATTQSVASVQEVAGEYRAPGYLPPGYDAPSPQAPSQISYQQPQQQAQQQQQVYVAPTQATVSDPGALPDGYDFVKPENAEAAIAELHSLQTATKLLKQQQEQQLLLQQQQQHQQQQQQQQQQVVVQSQMQLAQQQQNADIVYGHPQSQQQQALAPQSTLATSTAVGYQQHYTAPGYLPPTATVSAPAPAPSPVSVSIPAPAPLAAPAPVAVVQATATSSSYQQQQQQQFRASGYLPPTVAAPTPVQVAAPAPAPVRVAAPAPAPVHVAGPAPIAISLPAPSPTQVTHIHSLRSYMNTVQPFARYAQPVAVRQQHQHVVRHQVQQQHQHVQQQHQHVQQQHQQVQQQQVIEVAPMYREQSKRPRFYAPAYVSNAVPRQQQQHLHHHYHHRVVQSQKLQALPSPTLNFKAQQSLQKFMPKDVQVAVNVAMAATAPVVAPPALRGSSRVRTVQIVKPHATRTFKVLEQLDQAGVKTIKILGATNEQPQGRHQVVKVVTQNAQSGAESHVQTVKIYDEVQQVQQVQQPLRLQPLGGGNNGYLPPARPRSRIVRQAAKPLRLYPVASL; encoded by the exons ATGAAT TTCTTTGGCGCCATTATTGCGCTCGCCATCTGTGCGCTATGTGGATTAACCCAAGCGGATATATCGCTCAAgttgcaacagcagcaacaagaaCCGCTGATCACCAAGGAGCAGTACTACAAGACGGGCGGTGGCTTCCATGAGAGTAGCTACGGCAACTCCGGCTACCAGATCTTCGAGGTGCACAACCATTTCGCTGGCCAGGCCAAGGGTCCGGCCTATCTGCCGCCCCAGGGTCAGAGTTCCAGTCAGGGTCAGGGTCATGACGACAGCTTGGATCTGTCCTTCCTGAACTTTGCCGATGCTCCATCGGCAgttgctgctcctgctccgtCTCCAATTTCCGTGCCCTTCCCTTCAAGCTATCAACATGACTTCCAGCGAAAGGCTCCGGCCTCGTCCTCTGTGGGTTACAATGGCCAGGCCTATCTGCCACCCGCCAGCGCTGCCACGCCCATtgtccagcagcagcaacaa CAACAACAGGcggtgcagcagcagcaaccacaagtgctgcagcagcaacaacaacaagtggTGCAACAGCAAGtggtgcagcagcaacaaccccAAGttgtgcagcagcaacaagtgcagcagcaacaggtgCAACAGCAATACAGTCAGCAGAGCTATGAAGCACCCGCCTATCTGCCACCCATTGCCGTCCAGGAGGTTGCCCAGCCAGTGCCCATCAGCTACCCGCAGCCACAGAAGGCTTTCCAAGGACCCACCTATCTGCCACCCCAGCAACAGCAGGTGCAACAGGTTCAGGAggtgcaacagcagcagcaacaagtGCAGCAGGTTCAGGAagctcagcagcagcagcagcaacagcagcaggagcagcagcagattgcTGTGCAGGCACAGGGCCAGGAATATCAGGCTCCTGGCTATTTGCCCCCTGGCTATGACTTCACCAATCCCGATCAGTTGCCTTTGTCGCTGAGCCAGAGTGTGGCCACCTCGCAGAGTGTGTCGTCTGTGCAAAATGTTGCCACAACACAGAGTGTTGCATCGGTGCAAGAGGTTGCTGGCGAGTATCGTGCTCCTGGCTACCTGCCACCTGGCTACGATGCGCCATCTCCACAGGCACCCAGCCAGATCAGTTATCAGCAACCACAACAGCAagcacagcagcagcaacaagtGTATGTTGCACCCACGCAGGCAACTGTTAGCGATCCTGGCGCCCTTCCCGATGGCTATGACTTTGTGAAGCCCGAAAATGCCGAGGCAGCCATTGCCGAGCTGCACAGCCTGCAGACGGCAACCAAACTGCTGAaacagcagcaggagcaacaGTTGCTgttgcaacagcagcagcagcaccagcagcaacagcagcagcagcagcaacaggtcGTCGTGCAGTCTCAGATGCAGCTTGCCCAGCAACAGCAAAACGCAGACATTGTCTACGGTCATCCCCAGTCgcagcaacagcaagctttGGCTCCTCAGAGCACACTGGCAACATCCACTGCAGTTGGCTACCAGCAACATTACACGGCTCCTGGCTACCTGCCACCAACTGCCACTGTTTCggctccagctccagctccgTCTCCCGTATCCGTTTCCATTCCAGCTCCAGCTCCTTTGGCTGCTCCAGCTCCTGTTGCCGTTGTCcaggcaacagcaacatctaGCTCctaccagcagcaacagcagcagcagttcaGGGCTTCTGGCTATCTGCCACCAACTGTTGCAGCTCCTACTCCTGTCCAAGTGGCAGCTCCTGCTCCCGCTCCAGTGCGTGTGGCAGCTCCTGCTCCCGCTCCTGTCCATGTGGCCGGACCCGCTCCCATTGCCATTTCCCTGCCAGCTCCTTCGCCCACCCAGGTGACCCACATCCACTCCCTGCGCAGCTACATGAACACCGTGCAGCCCTTCGCCCGCTATGCACAGCCAGTGGCCGTACGCCAGCAACACCAGCACGTCGTCCGGCATCaagtgcagcagcaacaccagcatgtgcagcagcaacatcagcatgtgcagcagcaacatcagcaggtacagcagcaacaggtCATCGAGGTGGCGCCCATGTACCGTGAACAATCGAAGCGTCCCCGCTTCTATGCCCCAGCCTATGTGAGCAATGCTGTGCCCcgccagcaacagcagcacctGCACCACCACTACCACCACCGAGTGGTGCAGAGCCAGAAGCTCCAAGCACTTCCATCTCCCACCCTGAACTTCAAGGCCCAGCAGTCGCTGCAGAAGTTCATGCCCAAGGACGTCCAGGTGGCGGTGAATGTGGCCATGGCGGCCACCGCACCCGTGGTGGCACCACCCGCCCTGCGTGGCAGTTCGCGGGTGCGCACTGTACAGATCGTGAAGCCACATGCCACGCGCACCTTCAAGGTGCTGGAGCAACTGGATCAGGCTGGCGTCAAGACGATCAAGATCTTGGGGGCCACCAATGAGCAGCCGCAGGGACGCCAtcaggtggtcaaggtggtgACCCAGAATGCGCAGAGCGGTGCCGAGAGCCATGTGCAGACGGTGAAGATCTACGATGAAGTGCAGCAGGTGCAGCAGGTCCAGCAGCCACTGCGCCTGCAGCCACTGGGCGGTGGCAACAACGGCTACTTGCCACCAGCGCGTCCCAGGTCGCGGATTGTGCGCCAGGCTGCCAAGCCGCTGCGCCTCTATCCCGTCGCCAGTCTCTAG